One Ananas comosus cultivar F153 linkage group 23, ASM154086v1, whole genome shotgun sequence genomic window carries:
- the LOC109728242 gene encoding uncharacterized protein LOC109728242 isoform X2 yields MASANPSPVVSDQKKRAFDALERRFAAAAKSDLLHEDHLRSKKRSSDPSRRPQSHDPKQPVAASDATLSSPPSISDPSYSIKGDSGSSNATPQRRISDGETHPVYSKICETMHENLLQAAIMDSSRRDAVHRIVGDIIGKGEEAGKFARGAKSLKLDSWILLDNYVAKNDGLADARMRALKSHSKRSKKHMSMKQHRKVGSFNLPKEFHKKKKLSDRLLTADLHGAYLLVVECRDVTFKGVSGIMIRDTAETFGIITEDNRFRVVPKMGSVFIFQAGCWKIAIYGDKLSLKGKLKESRAQEHLQHLLSR; encoded by the exons ATGGCGTCCGCGAACCCTAGCCCCGTCGTCTCCGACCAGAAGAAGCGCGCCTTCGATGCCCTGGAGCGGAGGTTCGCTGCCGCTGCCAAATCCGATCTCCTCCACGAAGATCACCTCAGAAGCAAGAAGAGGAGCAGCGATCCCTCGCGAAGACCCCAATCCCACGACCCAAAGCAACCCGTCGCTGCCTCCGACGCCAcactctcttctcctccttcaaTATCCGATCCCTCTTACTCCATTAAAG GAGACTCGGGATCCTCAAATGCCACTCCCCAACGGAGGATCTCAG ATGGAGAAACACATCCTGTTTATTCGAAGATCTGTGAAACAATGCACGAAAACTTGCTACAAGCTGCTATTATG GATTCGAGTAGAAGGGATGCGGTTCACAGAATTGTTGGTGATATCATTGGGAAGGGCGAAGAAGCTGGGAAGTTTGCGAGGGGAGCTAAGAGCTTAAAATTGGATAGTTGGATTTTGCTTGATAACTATGTTGCAAAGAACGATGGGTTAGCGGACGCCCGCATGAGAGCATTAAAGAGTCACTCGAAGAGGTCGAAGAAGCATATGTCGATGAAGCAACATCGGAAAGTTGGGTCATTTAATTTGCCCAAGGAGTTCCACAA gaaaaagaaattaagcGACCGCCTGTTAACTGCTGACTTACACGGTGCCTATCTTCTAG TTGTTGAGTGCAGAGATGTCACCTTTAAAGGTGTAAGTGGTATTATGATTCGTGATACTGCAGAGACTTTTGGAATAATTACAGAGGACAATCGCTTCAGAG TTGTACCGAAAATGGGTTCAGTCTTCATATTCCAAGCTGGCTGCTGGAAAATTGCAATTTATGGTGACAAACTTTCGCTGAAGGGAAAGTTGAAGGAAAGTCGTGCTCAGGAGCACCTGCAGCATCTTTTGTCAAGATGA
- the LOC109728242 gene encoding uncharacterized protein LOC109728242 isoform X1 yields the protein MASANPSPVVSDQKKRAFDALERRFAAAAKSDLLHEDHLRSKKRSSDPSRRPQSHDPKQPVAASDATLSSPPSISDPSYSIKGDSGSSNATPQRRISDGETHPVYSKICETMHENLLQAAIMDSSRRDAVHRIVGDIIGKGEEAGKFARGAKSLKLDSWILLDNYVAKNDGLADARMRALKSHSKRSKKHMSMKQHRKVGSFNLPKEFHNFDLFKPMHEMWKEYINELTKENGKKKLSDRLLTADLHGAYLLVVECRDVTFKGVSGIMIRDTAETFGIITEDNRFRVVPKMGSVFIFQAGCWKIAIYGDKLSLKGKLKESRAQEHLQHLLSR from the exons ATGGCGTCCGCGAACCCTAGCCCCGTCGTCTCCGACCAGAAGAAGCGCGCCTTCGATGCCCTGGAGCGGAGGTTCGCTGCCGCTGCCAAATCCGATCTCCTCCACGAAGATCACCTCAGAAGCAAGAAGAGGAGCAGCGATCCCTCGCGAAGACCCCAATCCCACGACCCAAAGCAACCCGTCGCTGCCTCCGACGCCAcactctcttctcctccttcaaTATCCGATCCCTCTTACTCCATTAAAG GAGACTCGGGATCCTCAAATGCCACTCCCCAACGGAGGATCTCAG ATGGAGAAACACATCCTGTTTATTCGAAGATCTGTGAAACAATGCACGAAAACTTGCTACAAGCTGCTATTATG GATTCGAGTAGAAGGGATGCGGTTCACAGAATTGTTGGTGATATCATTGGGAAGGGCGAAGAAGCTGGGAAGTTTGCGAGGGGAGCTAAGAGCTTAAAATTGGATAGTTGGATTTTGCTTGATAACTATGTTGCAAAGAACGATGGGTTAGCGGACGCCCGCATGAGAGCATTAAAGAGTCACTCGAAGAGGTCGAAGAAGCATATGTCGATGAAGCAACATCGGAAAGTTGGGTCATTTAATTTGCCCAAGGAGTTCCACAA CTTTGATCTTTTTAAGCCAATGCATGAAATGTGGAAAGAGTACATTAATGAGCTCACAAAAGAAAATGG gaaaaagaaattaagcGACCGCCTGTTAACTGCTGACTTACACGGTGCCTATCTTCTAG TTGTTGAGTGCAGAGATGTCACCTTTAAAGGTGTAAGTGGTATTATGATTCGTGATACTGCAGAGACTTTTGGAATAATTACAGAGGACAATCGCTTCAGAG TTGTACCGAAAATGGGTTCAGTCTTCATATTCCAAGCTGGCTGCTGGAAAATTGCAATTTATGGTGACAAACTTTCGCTGAAGGGAAAGTTGAAGGAAAGTCGTGCTCAGGAGCACCTGCAGCATCTTTTGTCAAGATGA